From the genome of uncultured Bacteroides sp.:
ATGCCGATTGGGTAGAGTTCCAAATTTATATTCCAGAGACTGGGGTTCCAGAAAAGCATCAACGTATTTCTGATATTATCAAAAAGAAATATAATCTTAGAGTTTTGAAATATACTTCCAGAAAAAAGCTTGCAAAAGATTACGGACAGGAAATTTTTGATTTAATGAATGAAGCCTATAGTCCGCTATACGGATATTCAGCTCTTTCTCAGAAGCAGATTGAGCATTATGTCAAAATGTATCTTCCGGTAGTCGACTTAAAAATGGTTCCTCTTATTGTTGACCAGGAAGACAAGTTAGTAGCAGTTGGTATAACAATGCCATCCTTGTCTGTTGCGTTACAAAAAGCTCACGGAAGATTGCTGCCTTTTGGTTGGTTTCATTTACTTAAAGCTTTATTTTTTGGAAAAAGAAAAGTGATTGATCTTCTTTTGATTGCTGTTAAACCAGAGTATCAGAACAAAGGTGTAAATGCATTATTATTTTCTGATTTAATTCCAGTTTACCAAAAAGAAGGTTGTATATTTGCGGAAAGCAATCCTGAATTAGAGATGAATGGCAAGGTTCAGGCTCAGTGGGAATACTTTAAAACAATTCAGCATAAACGTCGTCGTGCATTTATAAAGAAAATAGATTTATAGTATATAAGTTTTGGCAAATTTATAATTATGGAAGAAAATATTGAAGAAAAGATCCTGGTTACAGAATATACCGAGGAAAATATTAGGACCCTAGATTGGAAAGAACATATTCGCCGTCGCCCTGGTATGTATATCGGAAAATTAGGTGATGGTTCTCATTCAGATGATGGTATTTATGTACT
Proteins encoded in this window:
- a CDS encoding N-acetyltransferase, with the protein product MAVIIKQVSNKKELKKFIQFNKELYKGNAYSVPDLYDDMLNTFNKEKNPAFEFCEAEYFLAYKDDKLVGRVAAIINHKANTTWNKKDVRFGWIDFIDDREVSEALLKAVEKYGKGHGMENIQGPLGFTDFDAEGMLIEGFDQLSTMATIYNYPYYPEHIQKLGYEKDADWVEFQIYIPETGVPEKHQRISDIIKKKYNLRVLKYTSRKKLAKDYGQEIFDLMNEAYSPLYGYSALSQKQIEHYVKMYLPVVDLKMVPLIVDQEDKLVAVGITMPSLSVALQKAHGRLLPFGWFHLLKALFFGKRKVIDLLLIAVKPEYQNKGVNALLFSDLIPVYQKEGCIFAESNPELEMNGKVQAQWEYFKTIQHKRRRAFIKKIDL